One genomic region from Burkholderia latens encodes:
- the ftsH gene encoding ATP-dependent zinc metalloprotease FtsH, translating into MNNNMFSKAAVWLVIALVLFTVFKQFDKPRVQEGVSYSQFMDDAKNGKVKNVVVQGRNLTVTPADGQKYQIVSPGDIWMVGDLMKYGVQVSGKADDEPNALMSALYYLGPTILIIVFWFYMMRQMQGGGKGGAFSFGKSRARLIDENNNAVNFSDVAGCDEAKEEVSELVDFLRDPQKFQKLGGRIPRGVLLVGPPGTGKTLLARAIAGEAKVPFFSISGSDFVEMFVGVGAARVRDMFEQAKKHAPCIVFIDEIDAVGRHRGAGMGGGNDEREQTLNQMLVEMDGFEANSGVIVIAATNRSDVLDKALLRPGRFDRQVYVGLPDIRGREQIMRVHLRKVPIANDVDAAVIARGTPGFSGADLANLVNEAALFAARRGKRIVEMQDFEDAKDKIFMGPERKSAVIREEAKRATAYHESGHAVIAKLLPKADPVHKVTIIPRGRALGVTWQLPEHDNETYSKDYLLDRLAILFGGRVAEELFLNLISTGASDDFNKATQTARAMVARFGMTDALGPMVYVDDESDNGPFGRGFTRTISEATQQKVDGEIRRVLDEQYNLARRLLEENRDKVEAMTAALMEWETIDADQINDIMEGRPPRSPKSSPAIGGDSSGGGTTAEVKPGNAPAPASPA; encoded by the coding sequence TTGAACAACAATATGTTTTCGAAGGCAGCAGTGTGGCTGGTGATCGCACTGGTGCTGTTTACGGTGTTCAAGCAGTTCGACAAGCCCCGCGTCCAGGAAGGTGTGTCCTATTCGCAGTTCATGGACGACGCCAAGAACGGCAAGGTCAAGAACGTCGTCGTGCAGGGGCGCAACCTCACCGTCACTCCGGCTGATGGCCAGAAATACCAGATCGTGTCGCCGGGCGACATCTGGATGGTCGGCGATCTGATGAAGTACGGCGTGCAGGTCAGCGGCAAGGCCGATGACGAGCCGAACGCGCTGATGTCCGCGCTGTACTACCTGGGGCCGACGATTCTGATCATCGTGTTCTGGTTCTACATGATGCGGCAGATGCAGGGAGGCGGCAAAGGCGGCGCATTCTCGTTCGGGAAGTCGCGCGCGCGGCTGATCGACGAGAACAACAACGCGGTCAACTTCTCCGACGTCGCCGGCTGCGACGAAGCGAAGGAAGAGGTATCCGAGCTCGTCGACTTCCTGCGCGACCCGCAGAAATTCCAGAAGCTGGGCGGTCGCATTCCGCGCGGCGTGCTGCTCGTCGGCCCGCCGGGTACCGGCAAGACGCTGCTCGCCCGCGCGATCGCCGGTGAAGCGAAGGTGCCGTTCTTCAGCATCTCGGGTTCGGACTTCGTCGAAATGTTCGTCGGTGTCGGTGCGGCCCGTGTGCGCGACATGTTCGAGCAGGCGAAGAAGCACGCGCCGTGCATCGTGTTCATCGACGAAATCGACGCGGTCGGCCGCCATCGCGGCGCCGGCATGGGTGGCGGCAACGACGAGCGCGAGCAGACGCTGAACCAGATGCTCGTCGAAATGGACGGCTTCGAAGCGAACTCGGGCGTGATCGTGATCGCCGCGACCAACCGTTCCGACGTGCTCGACAAAGCGCTGCTGCGTCCGGGCCGTTTCGACCGCCAGGTCTACGTCGGCCTGCCGGACATTCGCGGCCGCGAGCAGATCATGCGCGTGCACCTGCGCAAGGTGCCGATCGCGAACGACGTCGACGCAGCGGTCATCGCACGCGGCACGCCGGGCTTCTCGGGCGCCGATCTCGCGAACCTCGTGAACGAAGCGGCGCTGTTCGCCGCCCGCCGCGGCAAGCGCATCGTCGAGATGCAGGATTTCGAGGACGCGAAGGACAAGATCTTCATGGGTCCGGAGCGCAAGTCGGCAGTCATTCGCGAGGAAGCGAAGCGCGCGACGGCTTACCACGAGTCGGGCCACGCGGTGATCGCGAAGCTGCTGCCGAAGGCCGACCCGGTGCACAAGGTCACGATCATCCCGCGCGGTCGCGCGCTGGGCGTCACGTGGCAGTTGCCGGAGCATGACAACGAGACGTATTCGAAGGACTATCTGCTCGACCGCCTGGCGATCCTGTTCGGCGGCCGCGTGGCCGAGGAGCTGTTCCTGAACCTGATCAGCACCGGCGCGTCGGACGACTTCAACAAGGCGACGCAGACGGCGCGCGCGATGGTGGCGCGCTTCGGCATGACCGACGCGCTCGGGCCGATGGTCTACGTCGACGACGAGAGCGACAACGGTCCGTTCGGCCGCGGCTTCACGCGCACGATTTCGGAAGCGACGCAGCAGAAGGTCGACGGCGAGATCCGCCGCGTGCTCGACGAACAGTACAACCTTGCACGCCGACTGCTCGAAGAGAACCGCGACAAGGTCGAAGCAATGACGGCCGCGCTGATGGAGTGGGAGACGATCGACGCCGATCAGATCAACGACATCATGGAAGGGCGTCCGCCGCGTTCGCCGAAGAGCTCGCCGGCCATCGGCGGCGATTCGTCGGGCGGCGGCACGACCGCCGAAGTGAAGCCCGGCAACGCGCCGGCGCCCGCTTCGCCGGCCTGA